The genomic region CAACCGTATGACAACAGATATCACTGTGACAGTGATACTTTCCCCCAAAAAGACAAGATGGCCACAGGACTGCTTATTGCCTGCCTCATCCAGAAGGCTCAAGGTGGATAACCGAAGAAAACGTCTTCAAATTAAAATGCATGGAAATTCTTCCTCAATTCTGCCCCAAAGCCTCTGTGAGGTATCGAGCTGCTTTAACTGCAATTTACGATCAGTGCTGCAGTTTTTAAATGACTTCAGCAGCTGCTTTGTGAAGATTTTTGAGCATGAACTAAAAGCTGGGTATACATtattatctaaataaataaatgtcaaaacacacacacgcaagaaGCCATTTGTGCACTtatagaatcaagacagtgactaatcagctccacacaaacacaggacaactatagacaatagcaaccaaggaaacaaagaccaggatacttctattcagatgcattcacctattgaccttactatcttcactgttactcccaggctacagacttctttgtgactcacataccaggctactctagtcagagggcctcaccttttgacctcacagtatatatactccacttgctttccattcctactatcagatcctctgaagatgccagccacagatgcaggcaaaacgtcaggagagaatgctgctagaacacggccatacagcccggaaaccacacagcaccccatttgtgCACTGTTAACTGAAGGTTTTGAGATCTGCATCGGCAGTTGTGACATGTATTGGAACTTTGGCTGAAACACtgggtggggagcagaaaattgcctGCAACCTCCCCACTGCTGTAAGCACATAGAGGTTGACCAGAAGGCTGGTGCACAGCTGCCCCTGCTGCCATCTACTTTGTTCTGGCAGTAATAGGGCTTGGCACTGCTTGTGGACCTTCTGTCCTCACAATACTGCCAGGGCTGAAAGGTAACCCAACAAAAAATGGTCCTGAAATATCTAGAGAATTCAGACTTCTCCTCCCTAAGTACTAACATGTACATCAGTCCCACGGAGTTCAAACAAATGCAGAGAAACTAACTGGCATTACTCTCATCTCAGGGTTAAGGAAGAAGCTGTTGGATGCCAACAGGGAGTCCGTCTCCTTTGCACTGCAAGACTCCAGCCATTGGTAATGAAAACAAGTGACAAATAGGGAGGGTGGTTTTCTAAGCCTTTCCCTTTAAAATCGGCCTTGCAACTGGGTGGCTCCAGCTTCCCTCTGTATGTGTGATGTTTGCTGACCAGTTCAAAGCTTTCATTTTCTTAAAGAATTAAGCAGAACTTGATGGTGCTTGGAAGACAATTCCTTTCTTAAATGTCTTCTGAATAACTTTTTTGCCCTCCAGTTGCCAAGGGCAGAAATCCTTATTGGCAAGCTCAGTGACGTGCTCCAATCCTGCACCATTGCAAAAACTCATTCAGCTCCTCAGCAGGCAGAGACTGAAATGGAGCTAACAGGCATGGATTTTGcccatagaagaagagtttggatttatatcccccctttctctcctgtaggagactcaaaggggattacaatctcctttcccttccccactcatagcaaacaccctgtgaggtaggtggggctgagagagctccgaagagctgtgattagcccaaggtcacccagctggcatgtgttggaatacccaggctaatctgaattccccagataagcctccacagctcaggcggcagagtggggaatcaaacccagttcctccagattagaatgcacctgctcttaaccactacgccactgctgcttccatagCAACTATAAGAACAGATAACCAAGTAAGGTTATTTCCCAAGTTCCTTGAGGTGGCTGTTTGGACATATGAAGCACAAATCTAGAGGACACTTACCCGAGGACTGCGCCTGGGGGTTACGGTGGACTCTTTTATCTgatttggaagaaaaagaaaagaaaaccaacatCCTCACATTAATGCAGTGCTCAGAATTCAAACCATTACTCACATTATCTTCTTGCACACCAACAACACTGTAATGTAAGCCAATATCTCCATATTGCAAatgaggggctgagagagatagAGCAACTTGCATAAGGCCACCCAGAACTGAGATCTAAACTGACTCCTGAATCACGGCTCCGCCAACGAATGATGTAATACAGTGACAGTGAATGAATAGTACATCTTACAGAGGCAACAGAGAGCTGTTATTGGAGCAAGCCCTCATGATCTGGAACTCCCCAGCTTGGGATCTTTTCTTGTTTGCCTAGAACTACAGAGCAGGCTTTAGCAAATCAACTTGCTTCTGCTTTATGCTACAGGGAACCACTTGTACTACATAAAGCAACCAAATTAGAAGTTTTGTTGGATTGCATCAACAACAACCACTTTGTAGGCAGCATACGAACTTAATACAATGTAAAGAcagagctgccttatactaaacaGCTCACTTAGCTCAATACTATGTGCTCTGATGAGAAGGGGCTTTCCATAAAGTTTTCCCTTCTGTCTATCACTATTGCCTGTGAACTATACTGGGCTGTATCTTAAAAGCTGCTGTCCTCACAAATGGCAGACATCAGAAGACTCATAAATAAAACCTCTCAAAAGGAATAGTCAAATTAACAGTAACACTTAATCTCTGTAGAGTGCTATCAAGTCTTCAGAGCACTGTACATGTAATATACTGGTACAATGCTTACCACAGCGCTGTAATGTAGGGGAGTATTAGTATTCTTATATTGCATATGGTATAAGTTGCATATCTGCCTCTAAAAAGAAAAACCTGCATATGCCCAAGTATAGAAACTGTTCTTTCCTCTGCTTTTGGTCACCTTAAAGAGAGGAAGAAACCAACACGTacagtaaatattttaaaaaatggatcctctGTGACAGCTGCTGATTAaaagtgcattctgcatgtgtTATCAGATCACAGAATGAATTCACAGATGATCACACCATGAGGAAAACTGCTGCAAAACACCTAAACCCCCACGTACCTGCCGACTGCGTGGCACAATCTTTTTCAGAGTTATTGGCCTTGTTGCAAATGGTACTGGAACCTGCAGAGATTGACAGAGCATGCGTTTTATCAGCGGATAGGTGCGTTACCAGAGatagataagtgcagttgaagacggcttggcacagcagacaaataacttcaccacacagtagcttcacttcaaagaaggaattttactttcaggtgcaagctatatacaagtGAATATCaaagaacaaaccagcagcatgcctcgcagtaaacaTATATCCCTAACAGCTAATGTGCACAGATAGTGCTCCActattatacaaacactgcccaatcacagtGAAGGCCACATCACCGGACcagactggtttgattcagttacatcaggcttttgccaactgaccctggctgacaggtgctgtcatctagatcttcatgatctgtgcacaagatgcacacctctttattttgattccctgacagAGATTACAGAAGACAACCCAGGTGAGATGCAGGAATCCTACCATAGTTTCAGTTCCAAACTCAGCTTTTCACACAGGTCATTTAGATTTCTGACTGTGAACTCTTTGGCTATGAGGATCTATTTTTTTAGGTTACTTTGCAATGCACCGTGCATTTTGAGGGGGGCAAATAATGTATCCTACAATATCTTGATTTGTCTCTGCTTGCGTTGGCTTAAGAGGAGGCTTACATTACAGTCACAAGAAATACTATTAAGCAGAGCCAGCTAAAGATAAGTCAGTGTTGGGGACAAATAATACAAATGGGGCTATTTGGTATGATCCAGTAGGATATTATGCTGTGCAAGCATTATAGCTCTCAATCATTCATTACAACTGGTCTTGTGCAACTCAAGTGGTATCCCATGTCTACACACAGCTGTCCACCCCAGACACTTTTAATGCTTCATGAAGATCCCAGGGACGCTGTAGGAACTGAACTGCCTGGAGGCACTTTTGAGGTAGATTTGGGTAATAAACTGAATAATCCCAACAGGATGGAAGTACTATTGGTAAAAGGAAGGCCTGAACCAGGACTGAAGGTGTCCTTTGTCTCAGTATGATTAAATTCCCCTTGAAGAAATAGCTTTGTACCTTGGAGCTGTTCCTAGATCAAGATCTACTGTTGGATAATCAGGCAGCAGCACACCTAGCAACGCTTTTTACCAGCTTCAAGTGGTTTGCTATCTGAAGCCTTTCCTGCACAGAAAAGATCTGTCCACTGTGGTATATCATCTGGTGTCACCTACATTAGATTACTATGCCGTATATGGGGCAGCCTTTGAAAAGCACTTGGAAACATAAACTGGAACAAATGCTGCAGCCAAAATTTTGACTGCAGAGAGTTACAGGGACCACAGTCTTGGCTTATCTACACTAGTTCCCAATCTGTTTTCAACGCTAATTCAAGATCTTGATGTTGACCTTTGAAGCACCAAATGACTTAGAGACAaccatacctgaaggaccacctactctCATATGAACCTATCGGATCACCAAGGTTATCTTTTGAGACCCAGCTTTCAGTGCCTCTGCCTTCTGGGATGAGAGAGCCTTCTCGGTCGTCGAACCAAAACTATGCAACTCTCTCTCCAAGGATATTCATCTGTGTCCTCCTGTCATTGTCTTCAGCCTACGGGTGAAGACTTCATTTTGTATGGCATTTCATTCATGATCTCTCCTTTCACcctatttttaattattgttttgcaCACTATTTAATATTCTTTTAGTCTAGGTTTTAATTGCTTCTATTATAGGtttataatttgtttttcaaCTGTTAGCTCCTTGGTAGCCACCTTTAGAAAGATAGAATTGCAAGctttgtaaacaaataaatgattcCAGATCAGTAGGATATGGACTTTGCGCTGCTAGGAAACTGAGGTGAGCGACAGTAATTTATCCCTGGGTCTCAGGTCACACTTAACCCCTCCCAGATCAAGCATTTATGAAAAAAAAGCAACTCACTGGGCTGCTCATCATCTTGCTTGCCACCAACCGAGGTTTCCCTTGGGACACAGGCTGAGCAGTGGATGCCATGTTCCTTTCAGATCTGCGCCTTGGAGGAGAGCAAACAGCATctggaggaaaaagagaaaagaacaggCCATCTTCAGAGCAACATataatttcttgccttgaaatccgcATGGTGTCTGGAGTTGCTACGGACCGTGCACTTTTGCAACTTGGCAACACACCCTTATATTGTTCCCTTGCAAAGAGACTAGCTCAGTTTAGGCAGGCAAGCTCTGAAGAACAAACAAGATGCCAAAAATCAAGCCAGCCCCATCCAGGCTAAACAGGAAACCAGGCCTGTCTGGTAAAAAGGCAGAATTGCATACACTCCAACAAGCCCTAAGGAGGTTGCAGTGACTGAATGTATAGCTTAAATATTTTGCTGTACTGCAGGTTGTTAGGGAACTGGTAGTCTGAGGACCAGTCCAAAGATAACATTACCCTAGTTATCAAAGAAAGCAGCTAtaccaaaatgttttctttcctcttcccatccCTTATTTTAGGATTTGCATCTGACAGATTACAAGGCAGTGGCTAGTTTATCTCAAAGCTGCCCTGCGATGTAGGAGGATGAAAGTAAAGAGTTTAGTGGCTGAGCGAGAACATAAACGGCAATCCCGCAGTCCTCATAAACAAGAAACAATTCTGCAAGGAAACCCTCAACAGCCGAAATCTTTCACCATTCAGCTCTCAGCGAAGCTCTCACCAGGCAACGTTCCTATGGGTTTGTCACCCTctccctctcacctgcccccgCGTCTCCAGCAGACCGAGCCCGCCTTAGACGACAACGAACGGGCCCACGGCCGCcgccctctccccctcccgccaTAATCATCTCCAAGCTCTCCTCCTCTAGCTTCGCTTTGCCGTTTAGAATTGCCCGCCACCCCTTCGCCGGAAGTGACGTTCACATAGTCGCATCACTGAAGTTCCGGGAAGAGCCAAAGCGGTCATGAGTTTCGACTAGTGGCATCTATCTAGCATTTTCAACTCTGTGGTAGAACGCCCTATTGGGAAAGAGTGTGGAAAATCTGTTCAGTTTTCAAACAGTAACAGTTTATTCCTCTACCCTTTTCGGCTTCTATGACTTGCGCGTCCGGCCAATTAGGTTCCTCTCCCGGCTTCCTATGTAAAAGGCGGACACACGTCATCATAGAGAAGCTAAGGCGCGCCCATAGTGTGTGTTAAGACACTTCCGGATCATGACGACCCTGACAACTGAAAACCGGAAGTCCTGTTTGCGTGGTTGTGAAGATTGCCTCTATGGTATGATGACTTCCCTTTAGCATCGCGCGTTGTTTTTCTCTTGGGCGCCGATATCATATATGACGGCATCACAGTGCGACTTTCCCGGAAGAGACGTGGCAGTTGAGCCAAGggtcaaaaaaagagaaaaagcgcccccccccccgtctgacTCTCCCCGCCCTTTATCGTGTTTTCTGTGATTTGTGGCTGCTGAAGTCTCCTGTGTAGAGGTTTTTCTCTCTGAGCAGGGGAAGAAGCAGGTGGAGAAGAGCGAGGGCTGGGGCGCCTGGGTTTCTAAAGAGAGGAAAAGGCGGAACTGGATACCTGGGGagcctgtttttctttctctggggCGGGGGAGTGCAAAAAAGGTGTTGCGACTAGGACACCTGGATTCCTTTTTGAGTGAAGATTCACCAGGAGGTTATAATATTGTGAGTAGATCACTGAATTTCTTTGACTAGGAAGCCAATTGGTGGGTCTGGAGGTTGGGACGATTAGTCTCAGGCAGGTGTGAGCAAGTGGTAGATCAGTTTTCGAAATATGtaaaattttagttttttaagTGTAACGTTTCAAGTTAGTATATGTTTATGAACAAGTAAACACCCCTTACTTGCTGGGACTTGCTTCCACTAATAGGATTGGAATGTATAGGAGGTGTGAGTTAGGATGCCTGAATTGCTTTCGTAGGAGGCCTGTCATTTCTTTGtctgggacactggtgcagcGTATGGCTTACTTCTAATGTTGTTAACTGTCAAATGAACTTAAATTACATTATGCCTACTGGTAAATTTAGAGCACATGGGCTGTTTCTGTCATGATGTGTTGTTTCACCTTTGAAAACTGTGTAAGAGACAGAAGGTTTCCAAGGCCTGTTTTTTCATTCAGAGCATCTACAAATTTGATAAAGGTGCAGGAGCCGtgtaagaggaaggaaggaaaagagggcaACTGTAGGAGGCAGAGCTGTGAAGGCATTGATTAAAGTGTCAGGAAGGGTTGATCAAGGTGTGtttatttttgaagaaaaaaggaagtgatGTTAGACTAAGATTCTAAACTTCTATGGCAGGGAATACTAGGGAAGTAATGTACAGAGGGTGTTAGGGAATGagttttgtagtctggagatcaaataAGTATGCTGTTTTACTGCAGCAGGCAGTAGTCAGGCATGTGGAAGAAAAGCTTCTGACCCAGGCAAGACTTTAAACCCCATTTCTGTGCTTTTCTTACCCTGTCCAGCTCATTTTCGTCCTGAGTTGTCACCCTACTGACCGCCATGGGGCTCTGTAAATGCCCCAAGAGGAAGGTCACCAACTTGTTCTGCTTTGAGCACCGGGTGAATGTCTGTGAGAGCTGTATTGTTGCTAACCATACCAAGGTAAATGGTGCTGGTGGGTTGGGTGCAGAGAATGTATATGCTGCTTGTCAGTCAAATGATATTGAAGGTGGCTTAGGACAGATTAAAACAGTATGAGAAACTACACCCCAGATTAATATGTCTCCTGATCCATCCTTGGACAGTGGAGCAATTCCAGGGGATGATGTGGGAACCTGATATTAAAATGTTTCTCTAGTgttcatgtattttttttctgccagccAGGAGAAATAGTTCATTCTTCCAGAATCTATCTATTTGTGATAGGGACTTGTGATAGCTATTTGTGATAGAGacctttttatgttatttttaaaatctgaactgTGCTCCGCATGGCCCAATTTATTAGCCTCTGTCTACCGGTGGTTTAAGGGGGCCTTCGGCTGAGGACTTTTTGGACCCTACTGTTCAAGATCCTGTTTAATCAGAAATGCTGAGGTGGAGTCTCCTGTAAGCAAGCCAGGTGCTGTACATTGCCATAGGCTCTGCACCAAATGTTCATCTTTCTTTCAGTGCATTGTCCAGTCGTACCTCCAGTGGCTTCAGGACAGTGATTACAATCCCAATTGCCGGTTGTGCAGTACCCCTCTCTCCACCAAAGAGACAGTTCGACTTGTCTGTTATGGTTAGTAATCCCTTTGTGTGTTCTCAGGTATCCTGTGTGTCCTAAGTAACTAGTGTGGTGTCAGAACAATTGATAGCCCTGGTATTGAGTCTCAAAGAAGATTAGTAGCTGGACTCAGATCGGCTTATCTGAGGCCAGTAACATGCTTTGGTGTGTGTATTTTATAAACATTTCTGCTTGGGGCAGTATATCCACAATACGAAATTCCATACCAATAATAAAACATATGCCATTAAATTTGCTGGGGGatcccttgggccagtcacactttccTGACATTCCTTACAAAATGTTTGTTAAAGTATGGAAGGGAAAGCCATGTACACAGCCCAAGACCTTGAATGATAAATGAGCATGGTAAAATAAGAGTGAggattgttttatttcattaagaCATTTATCAGTGTTTTTCCAGATATCTGAGATCCAAGGTAGGTAGCATCAATTAAACTGAAcaaaaacagggagaaaaagcTTAAAAACCACAAACTACAGTAGAGATTGCTGTGTTTCAAAGCACCCACATAGCAGTCATCTTGAGATGCTGAAGTCTTATCCAAAGAGTTCTCCTTTAGAAGCATTTGGAAACTGGGTGACCTTATAATTTCCTCTGGAAAACTATTCCATAACACCAGAGCTGCCACAGAAAAAGTTTATGAGGCATCTCACAAGTAACTTGAAACCTCTTAGCCTTTTTCTGATTCTCCTTGTAAACCCGTCTTCCCTCCTGCAGATCTCTTTCACTGGTCGTGCCTCAATGAGATGGCAAATCAGCTGCCCTCAAACACTGCCCCTGCAGGCTACCAGTGCCCCAGTTGCAAggcccccatcttcccctccgcGAACCTAGTCAGCCCAGTGGCATCAGTGCTACGAGAGAAACTGTCGACAGTCAACTGGGCTCGGGCTGGCCTTGGACTCCCGCTGGTAAGAGGCATATCTTTCTGTGCTCTTCTGGGTAAAAAAATGCTGGCTGAAAATGTGGCATCATTTAAAAAGAATTATCGCTTGTTTTAtatattgtcggaggctttcacagccagattcaactggttgttgtgggttgtccgggctgtgtggtcattgtctggtagatcttgttcctcttgtttcacctgcatgtgtggctggcattttccgaggtgtatcacagagagaagtgacacacctctgaagataccgaccacagatgcaggcaaaacattaggaacaagatctaccagaccacagccacacagcccggaaaacccacaacaacctattgTTTGATTTGTTTGCATAGATTTTAATCCCCCATATATCTGCAGCTTCAAGGCTGAGTTTGCATTCTTCTTGACTTTAAAAAGGCTGCTGCATGTATGTGTCCGTTAAATCTGTACAGTTCAGGAAATCCAACTATTGAGTAAAAGCCAAAGGGGCCAAAGAATAAGGGTAGAATGGTGGGAAGGGCAATAGTTACCAAGTGTCGTGAATGTCCATGGGGCTCTTGTCATGACCGAAAATACACATTCACCAACAAGTATTGTGATTGGGCTGTAGTGGGGAGCATgaaagaagagctctgctggattgGGCCAaaggacgctgtttttatattcTACTAGATATTTTTAGAAGTTCCCCAGCACAGTTTCAATTGTATCTTCCTTCCCTGCTTGTCTGTTTCTTGGCTACATGTTTTCAGAAGTGCACTGCCTCTAGAACAGCTTGTTCttttagcccaggggtcggcaacctttaccacccaaagagccatttggacccgttttccatggccccgaaggtctaccgagccggagaggtggctccacacagatCCACCTCCAGTTCgggccctccactcacctttacTTCCAGCgctgggctggagggacacgcccacactaccctccgacctccagaccatgcggagccgcagtagaAGGGTGAAatagctgcatgcggctctggagccacgggttgcagacccgttTTAGCCATTATGGCTCATTGCCAACGGTCCCTGTAAACTGCGTGGCTGTGCAGCCATAGTATTGGTGCTGTTCAGATAAGGGGCTGCCCAGTAAGGGGAGTTCTTCTGGGTGGCTCAATTCTACTCAGCTTCTCTTCGTCTCCTTTTTTCTGAAGCtttctttgggttcccattgagttccctccctttctcaattCATGCCGTTCCCCTCTGCTTGGTTTTCTCTTTCCATAAGATTGATGAAGCTGACGTGGTCCAGGAGACAGATTCCCATGACACCACTGACTACACTGACTGGTCCAGCTTCACAGGTGAGTGTTGCCATGGGGATTAGGAGCTGCGCAGGATGCTTACTGCGCCAAAGGAAGgcttttgttcctttaaaactggGGACTAAGTTTTGCTAATGAAAGGGGACAAATCAGGATTCCTTACTATGGAAACTCTCAGTCATGCAGTACTTGATCAGTTATAAAGTCCTATCATGCCTTTATTAAAACCACCCAGTTAGTTGACAGTGTGTTTCTAGGCCTTCTAAGGCCCTGAAACAGAATGGATCTATGTGTATCATGGGGCGTTCCTGATCCCATATGAACCTGCCCCATAGTTTAAAGTTGGTGGCCAGCCTCAGTAAGAAGTGGGGCCTTCTTGGTTGGTGTTTTGGGCTGAGCTAGCGAGTGGTTTGCTTGCCTCCATTTCTGCAGATGAATACAAAACATTTGCTTCAGTTTACTCTTGGTGGTTAGTCTGACACGttctcttgtttgtttttccagttGATTATTTGAGTATTtggatatttatgtttttaaagtgttgtcTATGATGATGTGTAATACTTTGAATAAGTATGAATTAAGTGCATTTTCACATCTATGAGAGCTAGGAGCTTGATTTCAGAGGAAACTTAGATCCAGTAGCAAATATGTGAAGGCCATGATACTTTAAATGAATGAGCTAGGCCTTTACTCTCTCTCACCCTGTTCTTCTCCAAATCCAGTTCTCAGCTCAGAGGAGGCCGGCCAGCAGAGCTCCCAGTCAGCCTTTGCCTACAGCCCAAGTGCTATCCTCCCTGCCTCCCAACCTCAGCAAGTCTTGAATAATGGGGGTCTGCAGGAGCAACACACAGTCATCAGCATGAATGCCTTGAGTGGGGAACCAGTCGCCATGAATGCAGGTATGCCCCTGGATGGGACTGCTTTTCTTGGTATCCTGTCTTGAATGACTTGTAGCTGCCTCCAAGACTGCAAAGTTGCAGAGTGTCCTGAGTTGCATCCCGGAGAGTGAAAAGTCCTTGCTCACAGAGCCAAAGGAAGGTCTCTGTTCCTTTAAAACTGGGGACAGTGCTATTTTTTGCTAATGAAAGGGAACAAATCAGTCATGTGTCCCCCCCAAGGGGACACATGATATAAGATGATGAGCCTCAAGACACCAGAGACACTTGTGTTCTGTGGAAGGCGGCTAGGCCCCTTTTTTGTTGTAAAGTGTGAAAGTTCTCTTCCCTGACAGCCTCTGCTGTTAAAAAGTTTAGGCCTTTTTGGATTTTAGCAATCCTGGTCAGCATTCAGGCTGTGCAAGTTTAGAGAAGCAAAGGAGCATTCTGGAAGCAGCCAGCCTAAGGAGGTGCAGGAAGAGAGAGCAAGAGCCGTCTCCAACAGGACTTGTAGTGCAAGCAAACCAAGCTTGGAAAGATGAGCTCCAGCCCCATTGGGGAAGAGAGGACAGCATCCACAGTGAGAGTCAGTGtagggtagtggttagagtattggacgAGGATCTGGGAGGTCCCGGTTCAAAtacctggaagcttgctgggtgaccttggaccagtcagtctctcagcctagcctacctcacaggattattgtgaggataaaatgaaggagaggtgaACAGTGTAAGCATCAGGAGAGAAGCGAGCTATATTTATGAGGTAAATaaaatttctatgctgcttttcaACACAAGATttcacacagccctgaaaatagCATATGAAAGCCAGAAACCTTCAAGAGCAGAGGGGAGAGTGGTCGTTTTAGAAATGGGGGAGGGCTGCTTCTGGCTCTCCTCCAATAACCTCCTCAACAGCAGTTGGAAGCTGAAGCTTGTGTGGCGGCTGTCATGATTGGAGCTGGGCCCAGCCTTGTTGCTTCTGCCCCGCCTTTAGATGGCCATGGGTGTCTAAGGAAGGGTGCGGAAGAAGAGACAGCTGTGTACATGCCCTGTGATGGAGAGGGTGGAAATCATGGTTGAGAAGAAAGGGTGGTTTGCTGCTTGACACATTGGGCAGGGAGTTCATTCTATGGGAAGGTGGGCTTTTTAAACTACTTCTTTCCACTCCACAATCCCTTCTTCCCTGCAGCTTCCTCACCACGGAAAGTTTATGACACCCGAGAAGGCGGGGGCGGCAGAGCCTCTGATGCTCGCATCGACTTCGACGAAGACAAATACCGCCGGCGTCCGGCTCTCGGCTGGCTGGCCCAGCTGCTTAAGTAAGTTCAGAGGAACCAGACTGACGTTCAGGGTGGGGAGATGACAAAggcttttctttttactgtgtCTCGGGCTAGAAAACTGTTGCTTCCCAGCCGCCTTATTCATCTTTTCATTATCCTGTGCCAGGTACATCCAGTgttggcataaattatgcaaaatgttgCACCCTGTTTACAGTGGGTTCTGGAAACGTAGTGGCTGACCCTgggactcctctgcctcaccagCTGTGAAAGGAGCTGAGAGAACAGGCACAGACAGTAGCAGGGATCTTGTGGAAAGAAAGTATAAATAAGTGCGGAATGGCAGAAAACTGAGTCAGAACAAATTTGTCACTGTAAGATCCAGTTGTGACAAAACCTCCACCTCTCATTTTTGTTCCTTTCCTCTGTGAACATTACAAAATTTGATTTGGCTGGGGCTGAGAGGCCCTGCTGTAGCCATAGCAGCCTGTTTTGAATTCTGTGTTAACTCACATGTATCTTAGATTGCCTGCTTTCCTCTCTTAGTTGTTGAGTAGCACCTTGGTACTTAAGGGGAGAAACTGACAAGTGACAGAAGACCTGCTCTGCAGCAAACAGTCTGGGTTCAGTC from Sphaerodactylus townsendi isolate TG3544 linkage group LG01, MPM_Stown_v2.3, whole genome shotgun sequence harbors:
- the ZFPL1 gene encoding zinc finger protein-like 1; protein product: MGLCKCPKRKVTNLFCFEHRVNVCESCIVANHTKCIVQSYLQWLQDSDYNPNCRLCSTPLSTKETVRLVCYDLFHWSCLNEMANQLPSNTAPAGYQCPSCKAPIFPSANLVSPVASVLREKLSTVNWARAGLGLPLIDEADVVQETDSHDTTDYTDWSSFTVLSSEEAGQQSSQSAFAYSPSAILPASQPQQVLNNGGLQEQHTVISMNALSGEPVAMNAASSPRKVYDTREGGGGRASDARIDFDEDKYRRRPALGWLAQLLKNRFSSRKQPRSLMQRFIILLLIGGIGFLTLIIIMMKLGRASADNDPNLDPMFNPHIRVGQQ